GCTACCTTCATGGTGGGAAAAATGGTtactcacataagggttaagCGGTTTTGACTTTTGCGCCGATGCAACGTTTCAAGAAAATTTTATCGACATacaatttttagttttaggTTTGCTTGTAGGTGGTCTACAAGCAAACCTAAAACTAGGCAGataaagtaaataaataaataatcataatattgaaaatattaaaagtaggaaatcaagtcaagtacgagacactgaagacggccttactgttgtggtcgaaatacgtatctgtcaagatacaattaagtggtggaattcaatgggattgtataaactcgtcttatgacaggtgaaaacattccactaaaaagctcaaaataattttcttatcagtaGGAATCTATCAAATGAAATAAGATTAGCAACTTTATATTTCAATGTTCGTCTTTGAATCACGTTGCTTTTTGATCAAACAAATTTGACACATAGGTGTTTGTATTTTCCATATCACCTTTCATTTGAACTAAATGTAGGTGTTTGAATTTCAGGGTTTCTGATCTGGTTTCATTCTGCTGCTTAAAACTTCTTCTCCGGATCAGGCCCAGTTCCCACTCGAGGATGATATCCGTTCTCATCGGCCGTGTAATGCACCCAATAGGTTTGTCCGTCGTTTCCGACGAACGAATAGGATCCTTGTACTACGTAATAGCGCACATCGTTGCCTTCAGCATCTTTACCGTCCTTGAGCGTTCCGACCTCGTCACGTGTTTGGTCATCGCTTAGTGCGTAACTGTGGGAGATGGATTAAATAATTAGAAGAAGATGATTccgaaaaatataaaataacaaACCATGACACGATAGAATGCTCGAATCACGAATTGCTTTGTAGCTAATTTCAATCGATTCGTTGCCAGTGATGAGAAGATTAACTAATTAGCGGAAGACTTACTTGAACTGGTAGGTGTCCAGTGCGTTGTGATTGTTCTCGAAGCGTAAAAGTTGAATTTCCGAGGCGTCTGATCTTGCCTCCACTGAGAGTTTCTTGCGATCGTCTCCCTTCAGAGGAACTGCGTGTAAACAGCTCGCCAATAGGCTTGTAGTCAGTAATAAGAGAGTTAATTTTGCCATTTTCAGACTATCACGCAACCGTAGACTGTCGCGCCGAATATGCCAAATTAGAAATGCACCATCTCAACTGACTAAACTTATCTTTTATAGTCTCGCTTGAATGATGAATATTTGGGCAGAAATATCACCAAACTTCTCCAAATATGGTGTCATCTGTCTGGTTAGTTATGAATTGCAAgcacatttttcaaaataaaattgatacaACGGGAGAGTCAACCTCAGAGGTCAGCACGTTGGCTGCGCCCCATCCATGATGGTTTTAATGTTTTCATGGGATTTCTCAAGAACATTCGCCAACAGTATAGTGATGACACGGTGCTGATGCCCAGATCCCGCGCGCAAACGCATGACGGACATTCGGAATACAAATTGCACGCTTtcagaaatttgaataaataactcAAAGGCAGCAGCAACGCAGTCTAACGACTTAATTCTGGTGGTCGCAACAGCGGAAGATGCAAGCAACATGGGGTTATTAATCTTGGAAGCTGAGGTGTATTTGCCGTTTGAACCCTTCAATGGATACCTGCATCtcgataaatttaaaattttatgtaggggaactgttccgttttccatctcactgaacatatattcatttcatcgcaaaacaaaaaaatacagcaatactcgtcgcttctttttgctaacatgcgtgctcactgttgaaaaaatcacaaaataagatacaaatcaaattcctttccgTTGCTTTGTTTTAGATGGTACGGATATTGGagttatgagatgaagtgctCCTATCTCCAGTAATATGTTCCTAGGGAGAAAGCCATTAAAGTATGAAACTGTTCTGATCAATAATGATATCTTCAATGCATTTCCACAAACACCAATACCAACGAATGAAcgttatttttaattaaaaagggTGTTTTTTTAAGTTTAGTTTTGAGCGGTTTTGATATATCACAGCGAACGTAGAATAAAATATTAAAGAAATATTCAAGAGGACGAAAGGTCATGTTTGAGCATCTGAACATTAGCAAAATTTCCGTGTGAATTGATTTTGATCTCAATAGCGCAGTTAAAACATTAAGAAATCCGATTTAAAAATGGTTTACTGATTTGTTTGAAGtcatttttacaaaattaaagGTCATTTTCGGATAATGGGAGAAAGATTAAAGGATATTCGGcctaaaattttaaagtttcgTCTCGTTTGCTCTGtacatttttcttttatttctcaTAAACAGTGATTATTGCTTATTACCTTTGTGTTCATTCGCCAGATGAATTTTGTAAATACTGGTCGCATAATTTCCTTTGATTAATTCTGCCATGATTTGAATGGCATCGGATTCTGTAAAATATGTTGAACATTATAATGCATTGCGAACAAAGTTGAACGCAAGCCAATAAAGCTTTGCACGAAACTACGATTGTACAATTAAGATAAAGCTACAATATGCATGAGCTTTTCATACGGCTTGGGATACAGTAGTCGCGCGATTTTGTGTTCCTCGTTGTTCTGCACTTACCGTGTAGCATTTTCTCGAACCCAACAAAGTAGAGGTTGTTTTCCGTCGGTGCAAGAAATACGTACCGTCCCGTGAGCTTTAGCTGATCGGAACCTTCGTTGTGTGGTGCAACAGTGTGCTCGAGTATCCGGAGGGGTACGCTTTCAAAATGCAAAAGGGTAGAGAAGATTGAAGCTTAGTTTATTGCATGCAATATAGCAAAATCTGTCACGTACCTGTTTGTCGTTAAATTAGTGAGAAAAATTTTATAATCATTTATTACTTGTGCGACCATGTGAGTGCGTTGTTGATTGAAGCATTTCGGGAGAAGGCATAGGCTGGATAATAAGAGATacttaataattaaatttaacaTGTCGTCGCACCGTATACTTCCAAACGAATGACCATATTCAATTGCGGTGTGGAAGTTTATATATAGCAACGATACGATACTTttctttacaatgttctgaaaaacttccatgtaaaaatgtacattttgtggaagaatttgatttgcaaaatgGTTTGGAGGTGATCACTTTCCTTCTATGGGGCTCGAAcgaaagcaaaataaaatttccatgaagaattagatatttttcatagaaaatcaggaatttgccaataaagaaaCCAGGGTATGAgcgataaataaatataaaaattacacaaataatgcaaaagtttcacaaacaattaagaattttccacaaaacaaaaaacaattagCCCCTTTTTTAGCAAacattgcaattataaaagaagaattttccataaaaaatcaaaatgtttcacggaaaacacaaaatttctataaataattcaaaacaaaaacatttttttccttagaaaattaagaattttccacaattaGTTTTAACATGTAGATGTTTTAATGTAGTTAATTTAGCATTATGTGGAATACCTTTTTAGTAGGTTTGATCATTACTATTTCTAATATTAAATCACACATAAatgtgttttcttttttttcttttttttttctacaggtGTTACGTAAGTTATGATTTTGCGATATGTTGACTAATgtaaagacactatatacaaagacgCGAAATCTAATCCCTGAACAAACAAATCAACCGGCAACCTCGAATGCGCAACAATGCTGATGCCGcataaacttttcaaattggAAGGGATTCTCTCTACGAAGTTGTCCGACGTGCCGTCAACGTTCGGGAAACGCGATAGCGGGGAACCAATAACCGAGGGAGCAGAGTCCTCGCATCAAGTCAACGTGAACGGTCCCTCAACAATACCAGACACACTCGAGATCAGTTTACTGATCATCAACCCCGACAATGACAATCGCCCTCACGCAGTAGTAGAAGTTCTCGGCAGGCAGATTACAGGGTTACTCGATAGTGGCGCCAACTTCTCCATCCTAGGAGGCGATCACACGAGGTTAGCCCAGGAGTTAGGACTACAGAAAACAGCACTTGAAGGAGGAATACGGACAGCAGACGGCACCGAGCACAGGATACAGTCCTACTCTCGGCTACCGGTAGCCTATAACAACAAGAACGAAGTCGTCACCATGTTGCTACTCCCAACTTTGCCGACGTGTGTGATTTTCTAAACTTCTGGAACACTTTCGGCATCAAGCCTATTTGTTGTACCATGGCTCTGCAAGCGGAGAAAGAAGAGAAGTCAAAACAGGAAGCGACAAAGGAGTTATGCACGGAAGAGCACATTCGACTCCAGGAAGCAATAAGTAAATTCCCGAAAGCAGAACCCGGAAAGCTGGGCAGAATGGATCGCTATACCCACCGCATCGACATAGGAGACGCAAAACCACGGAAACAACGCTACTACCCGATGTCAAAGTACGTGCTGGATGAAGTAAACAAGGAGATAGACCGTATGCTGGAACTCGACGTGATTGAAGAGGCACTATTCTCGCCGTGGAATAATCCGTTAGTAGCCGTTAAAAAGAAAACTGGTCAATATCGAGTATGCCTAGACGCACATCACCTCAACTCAGTGATGGTAAACGAAGGGTATCCAATACCtcacacacttattttttttaccgggttctcagcaaaatgttgaacttttaccgagattcgcacagccgtgtcccagcaaacatgttttttgccaagatttctgtcaaaattgctgaaaatcagcaaatattttgcttaAAATAAGCTAACAAACgtaatttttgttaaaaatcagtttcttattttgctggcgcacggctgtgcggatttttgtcgagctgcagaaataaaaactaagtgtgcagATATCTGCGATCATAAACAATCTCAGTGGTTGCACATACATCTCAGCGATCGACCTGAAAGATGCCTTCTGGCAGCTACCGCTCGAAGCTAGTTCTCGTCCAGTCACAGCGTTTACGGTGCCACATAGAGGTCACTTCGAGTTTAAAGTCGTGCCGTTTGGTCTGTGCATGGCGAACCAAGCCCTGGCGCGTCTCATGACCCACTTGTTCGCCGACTTAGAGCCCCATGTGTTTCATTACCTAGATGACATCATCATCTGTTCCCGTACTTTCGATGAACACAACAGGATGCTAGAGAAGATCGTCAACGGTTGAAAGATGCGGGCCTATTTCCGtcgaaaaatcgaagttttgtttggaGGAGATGAATTACCTGGGGCACGTGCACAATCAGAGTGGATGGAACGTCGACCAGGAGAAGATTGAGTGCATAGTTCGGTTTCCAGTTCCACAGTGCAGGAAGGAGGTGCAACGGTTTCTGGGCATGTCGAACTGGTATCGCAGATTCTTAGCGAACTTCTTGAGAATCGCAGTTCCTCTCACGGAGCTAACAAAGACAAAAGCGAAGTTTCGCTGGACAAGCGAAGCGGACGAAGCATTTCTGAAGCTCAAATCAGCTCTCGTATTGGCACCAGTTCTAGCGATGCATGATCACTGCAAGCCATTCGCCATCGCCTGTGACGCTAGCGACGTGGCAATAGGTGCTGTTTTGACCCAGGAAACTGACGGAGAAGAACACCCCATCGCATACTTCTCGCAAAAACTATCATCATCCGAGAGAAAATACTCAGTTACCGAGCGGGAGTGTCTCGCCGTCATCAGAGCCATCGAGAAGTTCAGAGGGTATGTGGAAGGAACGAAATTCACGGTGCAGTGCGATCACTCAGCGTTGAGCTATCTCAAGTCCTCATGAGTCGCTGGATACTGAGACTCAACGCATTCGATTTCGACATCAAATACCGCAAGGGAATTATCAACATGGTTCCAGACGCACTGTCGAGGATCGTTAACGCACTAGTGTTTTCGGTAGATGCTACGGCCGATCAATGGTACCAGCAGATGGTTCAACGAGTGCAGCAAGCCGGTGACAAGTTTCCTGACTTCCGCGTGGTGAACCAAGAACTCTACAAGAACTGCAGTTTCAAGAACCAAGTAGGAGCAGCAGAGCACAAGTGGAAGAAGGTCGTGCCACTCAATCAGCGAGCAGAAGTAATTGCAAAGTTCCACGATTCAACATCAGGAGCGCATCTAGGTTTCCAAAAAACATGGCAGAAAATCCAAAACCACTTTTACTGGCCGAAGATGATTGCGCGATATATCAAAAGCTGTGGAACTTGTAAAGCAAGCAAAGCCCCGAATAGAGCGATGATGTCAAACATGGGGAATCTCAAGCCTGCGCGCGAGCCGTGGGAGCTAATGTCTATTGACTTCGTCGGTCCGTTCACTTGCTCGCGCGACGGGAACACGGTGATGCTCGTCATAGTGGACTGGGTTACAAAATTCGTCATCGTTTATCCAATGAGGTCGGCAGATTCGCTAAAAATGgtagaatttctggaaaaacacGTCTTCCTACGGTACTCGAGACCACGGATCATCCTCTCCGACAACGCAAAGCAGTTTCTTTCGGCAGCTTTCAAAGCTTTGATCTCCAAGCACAACATCATTCACATGAAGACTGCGTTCTACTGTCCGATGGTGAACAATGCCGAAAGAGTGAACCGGGTACTGATCACGTGCATACGTGCTCTTCTGGGTGAAGACCACCGGGGGTGGGACGAGAACCTGCCAGCGATCGTCGCAGCCATAAATGGAGCGAAGCACGAAGCCACCGGAGTCAGTTTGCATTACGCCAACTTCGGCAGGGAGCTGATACTGTACACCGATCTTTACACTCAGCAGGAGCTGAACACACCGGATGTTCTCAAGGTTGCACAAGACGTCCGACTCTCGGAAATTCGTCGAATCCAAGAATTCATCATACAACGCATCAAGAACAACCACGAGAAAACCAAGCAGCGTTACAACCTGAGGACACGGAACATCACGTTCAAGGTCGGCGATTTCGTCTGGCGAAGAACCTTCACGCAGTCGTCCAAGGTGGATCACATTTATCGCAAGCTCGATTCCAAGTTCGTTCCAGCTACAGTGGTCAAGATTATCGGAAGCAACCTATACATGCTGGAGGACGTACGGAATGGCAAGCGTGGTCAGTATCACGCCAAGGACATTAAACCCGACTAGTGCAGTACTTAACAAGCTATGTAAACAGCAAAGGCTGTCAACTACAGATTACCCACGGATAATCAACAAAAAACGCAAGGCGGTCACGATTCAACGGTGTAGAACGAGGAGACAACATCCAAGGGAAGCAGAAGGTACGCAGTGAATTAACAAGCCGACAAGCTCCGGAAACACGGAGGACCTAGACGGTGCTGCTTTGTATAgccactagagtggggcgcagttgaaTGGAAAAatgcaaacttcgtccgatcaagtgagatcaaggtttttctgaatcgttttgggaccccaatcaactgtgcaaaatatgggctcgattggttgcgacctcgcatgccgcatcgcgttttaaatttacatggaaattagtatgggaaaacgtacttttttacatttttgctattagcggctttaatttatcatcaatcacgtgactcaatacgttagcatatagtctggaagatgccgaaagactttgccgaagaaggtacatagctggaaggtctacaaaaaatgttatcacgtttcgaaaattgattgttcaaaccatatgcaagaaatcaatgtttctgccagcactaccggacgacctatggGTATCAAAGAACAAAACCCAtattccttcttgtcggatttttttctttgtgaaatgattgcGGATAGCTCCCAtaagctctaaagccctataaaatgaattattttgaaataacactcagttaaattattggtctacgtagttcggcagtgctggcagaataaacgattttttgcatatggtttgaacactcaatctttgaagcgttataacttttttcgtggacgttccagcaacgtgccttcttcagcaaagtttttcggcattctTTGGGtaatactttaacgcaatgtgccacttggtttacgatgaactgaaacctctagtagtagaaatgcaaaaatatacgttctcccatagtaatttccatacaaacttcaaacgcgatgcggaaagcgaggaagcaaccaatcggtcccaaattctgcacagttgttcaggacccagaatggcttcgaaaaaccattgatttgaaaaaatgaccatgacgccccactctattaGCCACCCATGATGTGTACGATTGCATATGCTATGCTCTGCTATGAATTTTTGTAATTAATCACTGGATAATTTCCGATGGATTACTCAGAATAATTTACgttggtattcctgaaggatttttttaaggttgtctgaaagaatttctggatgactAACCGAATTAGTTCCCATGGtcattttttacgaaaaaaaaatttaaagcgATGTTTTTCGAGCgaacttagcttagcttgattaactgtacacatcctAGTtactagtcgtgattggccgagaaacaacaaaaacatttaatatgcacagctcaccaaatgGCTAGTTTTCTTGGGATTAAAAATCTATTCTTCCTTAACATGCTTTGGAGTTTTTTAAATTAAGGACCAATAATGATGCCgtccacgtcctcacagtcaattaggattaGGTGAGGAATATGAGTTGGACACTCATTGTTACAGGAGACCAAGGAATGGAAGGGAATAGTATGTTATTTGGGAAGGAATTCTAATGGAATTCTTGGTAAGCCTTGGTAAGGGACAAATCATTCACCGGGCAAGCAAAAATACGAGCTGTTTCATACAATGTAACTAAATTCCTTCAGATGGCTTTCTCTATGGCTACTGTAAACTGTAGAGTATCGCAATTATCTTGACCGGGGTAAAGCGCAATACTAGCTCACGATACACCGAATAtcgaatagatttttttttattcctttatttatttggtaggcactctgtgttacttaaccgctactgtgccgaaatctactgtggtattctgcagccagaatccacacagaatctatttttagatttttccattattcattgttgttgtcgttgctggtccatctcgtcgtgagtccattgtgttcgttttgtccatgcCGTtttatccaatgatcgttgcattgtccggttgccgtttatccgggtaacgtttggaggaatgcctccgagaagaacaagttgtcagtcgtcatcaggcagccgtgacgcggtgaggcgtgcaccccaatacgctaccgcataggctgcgcatcctgCGACTGACgcgggttttggtggaggggctgggaatcgaacccatgaccattcgcttgaaaggcgaacgtgtagccaatacacgctacgggacccccctaatatcgaatagatattttttcttctgttcGTGTTATTTATCATAAGTTATGATTCATTATATTCATGATATTCATAACACAAGCATCACTGTACTTACTTttccgatggctactgcaaactaacTGGAGGTTTTTCGAGCTTTTTGATAAATTCATGAAGCATCATCTGGATGAAtactttaagaaatttcttgagaaatttacaaagaaaCTCCAATTAAATTCTAAAGATATTCTTGAGAAGAAATGTGATGATAACTGACTGTGACTGACTGCAGTATCAATATTTTCAGGTATTTTTGGCATCATGGcttaattccagattcaaaatAGAGTTTTGCTTTACTACTGTccggaacttttgaaggaaattccctGCGAGATTCCTTCAAAAG
The nucleotide sequence above comes from Armigeres subalbatus isolate Guangzhou_Male chromosome 3, GZ_Asu_2, whole genome shotgun sequence. Encoded proteins:
- the LOC134223947 gene encoding endocuticle structural glycoprotein SgAbd-5-like, with translation MAKLTLLLLTTSLLASCLHAVPLKGDDRKKLSVEARSDASEIQLLRFENNHNALDTYQFNYALSDDQTRDEVGTLKDGKDAEGNDVRYYVVQGSYSFVGNDGQTYWVHYTADENGYHPRVGTGPDPEKKF